One region of Cygnus atratus isolate AKBS03 ecotype Queensland, Australia chromosome 25, CAtr_DNAZoo_HiC_assembly, whole genome shotgun sequence genomic DNA includes:
- the NT5C3B gene encoding 7-methylguanosine phosphate-specific 5'-nucleotidase, with product MVPELEKPTVRILRPERVLGIIRSIKEQGSSKLQVISDFDMTLSRFGCNGRRCPTSHNILDNSRVISEDGKKKLKDLLHYYYPIEIDPNRTLEEKRPLMVEWWTRAHDLLSQQKIQKGDIAQIVRESDVMLRDGFNELFDQLYKYNVPIFIFSAGIGDVLEEIIRQANVFYSNVNVVSNYMDFDDSGVLKCFKGPLIHTYNKNNSVLQGTEYFQQLSGRTSIILLGDSMGDLTMADGVPSVENILKIGFLNDKVEEQRGKYLDAYDIVLESDETLDVVNGILRYILLET from the exons ATG GTGCCTGAGCTGGAGAAGCCCACGGTCCGCATCCTGCGGCCGGAGCGTGTGCTGGGGATAATCCGGTCCATCAAGGAGCAGGGGAGCAGCAAGCTGCAG GTCATCTCTGACTTCGACATGACGCTGAGCAGGTTCGGGTGCAACGGCAGGCGCTGCCCCACGTCGCACA ATATCCTCGACAACAGTCGTGTTATTAGTGAGGATGGCAAGAAGAAG TTAAAGGATCTGCTGCACTATTACTACCCCATAGAAATCGATCCCAACCGGACCCTGGAAGAGAAACGTCCCCTGATGGTGGAGTG GTGGACCAGGGCCCACGACCTGCTGTCGCAGCAGAAGATCCAGAAGGGTGACATCGCCCAGATAGTCAGGGAATCGGACGTGATGCTGAG GGATGGATTCAATGAATTGTTTGATCAGCTGTACAAGTACAACGTCCCCATATTCATCTTCTCTGCTGGCATCGGCGATGTCCTCGAAGAGATTATCCGGCAGGCCAACGTCTTCTACTCCAACGTCAACGTGGTGTCCAACTACATGGACTTCGATGACAGC GGAGTCCTCAAGTGCTTCAAGGGACCTCTCATCCACACCTACAACAAGAACAACAGTGTCCTGCAGGGAACGGAGTATTTCCAGCAGCTGAGCGGTAGGACGAGCATCATCCTGCTGGGGGACTCCATGGGGGATCTGACGATGGCAGACGGGGTTCCCAGCGTGGAGAACATCCTCAAGATCGGCTTTCTCAATGACAAG GtggaagagcagagggggaagTACCTGGATGCCTACGACATCGTTCTGGAGAGCGACGAGACGCTGGATGTGGTCAACGGGATCCTCCGCTACATCCTTCTGGAGACATGA
- the KLHL10 gene encoding kelch-like protein 10 encodes MGKQGRGLTQKKPFFPPTLLFNLFFYYFFRALFTSGWNNKEKIVYKIPGISPEMMKLIIEYAYTRTVPITTENVENLLCAADQFNIMGIVRLCCEFLKSQLCLENCIGICRLTNCYHCPNLQQTAYTFILHNFEELINVSAEFLDLSVDELKDIIEKDELNVKQEDVVFEAILKWIAHDPQNRQQYISVLLSKVRLALMQADHFMRKVKMHDYVKDNEDCKPIIISALTAMYDLSMNGPSVSDFINPLTRPRLPYSILFAIGGWSGGSPTNAIETYDARADKWVNVTCQEESPRAYHGSAFLKGFVYVIGGFDSVDYFNSVKRFDPLKKTWHQVAPMHSRRCYVSVTVLNDHIYAMGGFDGYTRLSTAERYEPETNQWTLIAPMHEQRSDAGATTLYNKVYICGGFNGNECLSTAEVYDATTDQWTFISPMRSRRSGVGVIAYGKQVYAVGGFDGVNRLRSVEAYSPIANTWRTVPTMFNPRSNFGIEVVDDLLFVVGGFNGFSTTFNVECYDEKADDWYDAHDMGIYRSALSCCVVPGLSNVGEYAARRDYSVESLQTEVKHTSSTSTLPV; translated from the exons ATGGGAAAACAGGGTCGGGGGTTAACacagaaaaagccttttttccccccaacattgctttttaatttatttttttattattttttcagggCTTTGTTTACCAGTGGCTGGAACAACAAAGAGAAGATAGTATACAAAATCCCCGGCATTTCACCTGAAATGATGAAGCTCATTATCGAGTATGCCTACACCAGGACAGTACCAATCACCACCGAAAACGTTGAAAATTTGCTGTGCGCAGCGGACCAGTTCAACATCATGGGCATCGTCAGACTGTGCTGCGAGTTCTTAAAATCTCAGCTGTGCTTGGAGAATTGCATCGGCATCTGCCGACTCACGAACTGTTACCACTGTCCCAACCTGCAACAAACAGCCTACACGTTCATCCTCCATAACTTCGAGGAGCTGATCAATGTGTCCGCGGAGTTTCTAGACCTCTCCGTCGACGAGTTAAAGGACATCATCGAGAAAGACGAACTCAACGTGAAACAAGAAGACGTGGTGTTCGAGGCCATCCTGAAGTGGATCGCTCACGACCCTCAGAACAGGCAGCAGTACATCTCCGTCTTGCTGAGCAAG GTTCGACTGGCGTTGATGCAGGCAGACCACTTCATGAGGAAAGTTAAAATGCACGATTATGTGAAGGACAATGAGGACTGCAAACCCATCATCATCAGCGCACTAACAGCGATGTACGACCTCAGCATGAACGGCCCCTCGGTTTCTGACTTCATCAACCCCCTCACCCGGCCTCGCCTGCCCTACTCCATCCTCTTTGCCATCGGGGGCTGGAGCGGGGGGAGCCCGACCAACGCCATCGAGACCTACGATGCCCGCGCGGACAAGTGGGTGAACGTCACGTGCCAGGAGGAAAGCCCCCGTGCCTATCACGGCTCCGCTTTTCTGAAAGGCTTTGTCTACGTTATCGGAGGATTCGACAGCGTGGATTATTTTAACAGCGTCAAGCGGTTCGATCCGCTGAAGAAAACGTGGCACCAGGTCGCACCCATGCACTCGCGGCGCTGCTACGTCAGCGTCACCGTGCTCAACGACCACATCTATGCCATGGGAGGGTTTGACGGGTACACGCGCCTCAGCACAGCCGAACGGTACGAGCCCGAGACCAACCAGTGGACGCTGATCGCTCCCATGCACGAGCAGAGAAGCGACGCTGGTGCGACCACGCTGTACAATAAG GTGTATATATGCGGCGGGTTCAACGGGAATGAATGCTTATCCACAGCTGAAGTGTACGACGCCACAACAGATCAATGGACCTTTATATCCCccatgagaagcagaagaagtGGAGTAGGTGTGATTGCATATGGAAAACAAGTGTATGCG GTAGGAGGATTTGATGGAGTGAACCGTCTTCGGAGCGTGGAAGCCTACAGCCCCATTGCCAACACATGGCGCACAGTCCCCACCATGTTCAACCCTCGCAGCAACTTTGGCATCGAAGTGGTGGACGATCTTTTGTTTGTGGTTGGTGGCTTTAACGGTTTTTCTACTACTTTCAATGTTGAGTGTTACGACGAAAAAGCTGACGACTGGTACGATGCTCACGACATGGGCATATACCGCAGTGCTTTGAGCTGCTGCGTGGTGCCAGGGCTGTCGAACGTTGGGGAGTACGCCGCCAGACGCGACTACAGCGTGGAGTCACTGCAAACGGAAGTCAAGCACACTTCTTCGACAAGTACCCTGCCTGTATAA
- the P3H4 gene encoding endoplasmic reticulum protein SC65, with protein MGGAALALLLLLLLAAVAEEPCAAQYEEYSVRGFPAAALEPLQRAYARALAQYAGAHWAESARELEASLRLHRLLRDSEAHCHRRCAAEGGPAEDPPAEGDPAEWEWERELQLFGRLLRRAGCLRACKRGLPVFQLRYPPAQTLRDFQRRLPYQYLHYALFKSNKIEKAVSAAHTFLQKNPKHEMTLKYLNYYRTMVDVDEYLVDLEAQPYEPIFVRSVKLYNNGDFRSSAADMEQALAEYYKAYEDCLAGCEGAYELQEFKDFYPAIADHFVSVLQCKVDCETELTPNVGGYFVEKFVATMYHYLQFAYYKLNDVRDAVRSVSSYMLFDPDDAVMQQNLVYYRFHRERWHLQEEDFEPRPEAVRYYNRTAAQKKMLDFARQYLQADDEMEVDDGEEPDPRDLPSDGEFEGEGDYEEGFFAEWWQEPKTKGDKADEESL; from the exons ATGGGCGGCGCGGcgctggcgctgctgctgctgctgctgctggcggcggTGGCGGAGGAGCCTTGCGCGGCGCAGTACGAGGAGTACAGCGTGCGCGGCTTTCCCGCAGCCGCGCTGGAGCCCCTGCAGCGCGCTTACGCCCGGGCGCTGGCGCAATACGCGGGCGCGCACTGGGCGGAGAGCGCCCGGGAGCTGGAGGCCAGCCTGCGCCTCCACCGCCTGCTGCGCGACAGCGAAGCGCACTGCCACCGCCGCTGCGCGGCTGAGGGGGGCCCCGCCGAGGACCCCCCCGCCGAGGGGGACCCCGCGGAGTGGGAGTGggagcgggagctgcagctcttcGGGAGGCTGCTGCGCCGCGCGGGGTGCCTGCGCGCCTGCAAGCGCGGCCTCCCCGTCTTCCAGCTGCGCTACCCCCCCGCGCAGACGCTGCGCGATTTTCAGCGCCGCCTGCCCTACCAGTACCTGCACTACGCGCTCTTCAAG TCCAACAAGATCGAGAAAGCGGTGTCCGCTGCTCACACCTTCCTGCAGAAGAACCCCAAGCACGAGATGACCTTGAAGTACCTGAACTATTACAGGACGATGGTGGATGTGGACGAGTACCTCGTCGACCTGGAGGCTCAGCCCTATGAG CCGATTTTTGTGCGGTCGGTGAAGCTGTACAACAACGGGGATTTCCGGAGTAGCGCAGCTGACATGGAGCAGGCGCTGGCCGAGTACTACAAGGCGTACGAGGACTGCCTGGCCGGCTGCGAGGGTGCCTACGAGTTGCAGGAGTTCAAGGACTTCTACCCTGCCATCGCAG ATCACTTTGTGAGCGTGCTGCAGTGCAAGGTGGACTGCGAGACCGAGCTGACCCCCAACGTGGGCGGCTACTTCGTGGAGAAGTTCGTGGCCACCATGTACCACTACCTGCAGTTCGCCTACTACAAGC TGAACGACGTGCGGGACGCGGTGCGCAGCGTCTCCAGCTACATGCTCTTCGACCCGGACGACGCGGTGATGCAGCAGAACTTGGTCTACTACCGCTTCCACCGCGAGCGCTGGcacctgcaggaggaggactTCGAGCCCCGGCCG GAAGCTGTGCGCTACTACAACCGGACAGCCGCCCAGAAGAAGATGCTGGACTTCGCCAGGCAGTACCTGCAGGCTGACGACGAG ATGGAGGTGGATGATGGCGAGGAGCCGGACCCGCGGGACCTGCCCTCGGACGGCGAGTTTGAGGGTGAAGGCGACTACGAGGAAGGCTTCTTCGCAGAGTGGTGGCAGGAGCCCAAGACCAAGGGGGACAAAGCTGACGAAG AGAGCCTCTGA
- the FKBP10 gene encoding peptidyl-prolyl cis-trans isomerase FKBP10 isoform X2, which yields MALGSLVLLLSLLGVLGLGDPGPLEDVVIDRYYIPKICLREVQMGDFIRYHYNGTFKDGKKFDSSYDRGATVAGVVGVGRLITGMDRGLQGMCVNERRHLIVPPHLGYGSIGVAGLIPPDATLYFDVVMLDIWNKNDKLQITTLSKPEHCNRTVENSDFVRYHYNGTLLDGTPFDSSYSKDSTYDTYVGTGWLIKGMDQGLLGMCAGEKRSIIVPPFLAYGEKGYGTVIPPQASLVFSVLLVDFHNPKDGVFLEHLEVPESCKRRAVTGDFVRYHYNGTLMDGTLFDSSYSRNHTYNTYIGKGYIIPGMDQGLQGVCMGERRRVVIPPHLAYGENGAGDKIPGSAVLIFDVHVIDFHNPADPVEIETVYRPEGCNVTTRNRDFVRYHYNCSLLDGTKLFSSHDYGSPQEVTLGANKVIEGLNSGLLDMCAGERRVLIIPPHLGHGESGARGVPGSAVLRFEVELISMEEGVPEGYLFIWHGDPPENLYEQMDLNKDGQIPADEFSTFILTQVAEGKGRLMPSSDPEKVIADMFKNQDRNQDGKITAEELKLKSDEDQEKIHEEL from the exons ATGGCCTTGGGCAGCCTCGTCCTCCTCCTGAGCctcctgggggtcctggggctgGGCGACCCCGGCCCCCTGGAAGACGTGGTGATAGACAGATACTATATCCCCAAAATCTGCCTGCGGGAAGTCCAGATGGGGGATTTCATTCGCTACCACTACAATGGGACCTTTAAAGATGGCAAAAAGTTTGACTCCAG CTACGACCGAGGGGCCACGGTGGCCGGCGTGGTGGGTGTCGGGCGGCTGATCACCGGCATGgaccgggggctgcagggcatgTGCGTGAACGAGCGGCGTCACCTCATTGTGCCCCCCCACCTGGGCTACGGCAGCATCGGCGTGG CGGGGCTGATCCCCCCAGACGCCACCTTGTATTTCGACGTGGTCATGCTGGACATCTGGAACAAGAATGACAAGCTGCAGATCACCACCCTGTCCAAACCCGAGCACTGCAACCGCACGGTGGAGAACTCGGACTTCGTGCGGTACCACTACAACGGCACGCTGCTCGATGGCACCCCCTTCGACTCCAG CTACAGCAAGGACAGCACCTACGACACCTACGTGGGCACCGGCTGGCTGATCAAGGGCATGGaccaggggctgctgggcatGTGTGCCGGGGAGAAGAGAAGCATCATCGTCCCCCCGTTCCTGGCCTACGGGGAGAAGGGCTATG ggacCGTGATCCCACCGCAAGCCTCGCTGGTGTTCAGCGTGCTGCTGGTGGACTTCCACAACCCCAAGGACGGCGTCTTCCTGGAGCACCTGGAGGTGCCGGAGTCCTGCAAGCGCAGGGCCGTGACCGGGGACTTTGTGCGCTACCACTACAACGGCACGCTGATGGACGGGACGCTCTTCGACTCCAG CTACTCCCGCAATCACACCTACAACACCTACATCGGGAAGGGCTACATCATCCCCGGCATGGACCAGGGCCTGCAAGGGGTCTGCATGGGGGAGAGGAGGCGGGTGGTCATCCCCCCACACCTGGCCTACGGCGAGAACGGAGCAG GGGACAAAATCCCCGGCTCAGCCGTGCTCATCTTCGACGTCCACGTCATCGACTTCCACAACCCGGCTGACCCGGTGGAGATTGAGACCGTGTACCGGCCCGAGGGCTGCAACGTCACCACCCGCAACAGGGACTTCGTCCGCTACCACTACAACTGCTCCCTGCTGGACGGCACCAAGCTCTTCTCCTC CCACGACTACGGGAGCCCCCAGGAGGTGACTCTGGGGGCCAACAAGGTGATCGAGGGTCTCAACAGCGGCCTCCTCGACATGTGCGCCGGGGAGAGGCGGGTGCTCATCATCCCCCCGCACCTGGGCCACGGGGAGAGCGGAG CCCGGGGGGTGCCAGGCAGCGCCGTGCTCCGCTTCGAGGTGGAGCTGATCTCCATGGAGGAGGGGGTTCCCGAAGGCTACCTCTTCATCTGGCACGGGGACCCGCCGGAGAACCTCTACGAGCAGATGGACCTCAACAAGGACGGGCAGATCCCTGCCGATGAG TTCTCCACCTTCATCCTGACCCAAGTGGCAGAAGGGAAGGGGCGCCTCATGCCCAGCTCCGACCCCGAGAAAGTCATCGCTGACATGTTCAAGAACCAGGACCGCAACCAGGACGGGAAGATCACGGCTGAGGAGCTGAAGCTGAAGTCGGACGAGGACCAGGAGAAGATCCATGAGGAGCTGTGA
- the FKBP10 gene encoding peptidyl-prolyl cis-trans isomerase FKBP10 isoform X1, translating to MALGSLVLLLSLLGVLGLGDPGPLEDVVIDRYYIPKICLREVQMGDFIRYHYNGTFKDGKKFDSSYDRGATVAGVVGVGRLITGMDRGLQGMCVNERRHLIVPPHLGYGSIGVAGLIPPDATLYFDVVMLDIWNKNDKLQITTLSKPEHCNRTVENSDFVRYHYNGTLLDGTPFDSSYSKDSTYDTYVGTGWLIKGMDQGLLGMCAGEKRSIIVPPFLAYGEKGYGTVIPPQASLVFSVLLVDFHNPKDGVFLEHLEVPESCKRRAVTGDFVRYHYNGTLMDGTLFDSSYSRNHTYNTYIGKGYIIPGMDQGLQGVCMGERRRVVIPPHLAYGENGAGDKIPGSAVLIFDVHVIDFHNPADPVEIETVYRPEGCNVTTRNRDFVRYHYNCSLLDGTKLFSSCVHRDVGCAATGQQGGGRRVLGHGREGAGFRCAAGPPPLGPRGFLSRLVLLCAPCSHDYGSPQEVTLGANKVIEGLNSGLLDMCAGERRVLIIPPHLGHGESGARGVPGSAVLRFEVELISMEEGVPEGYLFIWHGDPPENLYEQMDLNKDGQIPADEFSTFILTQVAEGKGRLMPSSDPEKVIADMFKNQDRNQDGKITAEELKLKSDEDQEKIHEEL from the exons ATGGCCTTGGGCAGCCTCGTCCTCCTCCTGAGCctcctgggggtcctggggctgGGCGACCCCGGCCCCCTGGAAGACGTGGTGATAGACAGATACTATATCCCCAAAATCTGCCTGCGGGAAGTCCAGATGGGGGATTTCATTCGCTACCACTACAATGGGACCTTTAAAGATGGCAAAAAGTTTGACTCCAG CTACGACCGAGGGGCCACGGTGGCCGGCGTGGTGGGTGTCGGGCGGCTGATCACCGGCATGgaccgggggctgcagggcatgTGCGTGAACGAGCGGCGTCACCTCATTGTGCCCCCCCACCTGGGCTACGGCAGCATCGGCGTGG CGGGGCTGATCCCCCCAGACGCCACCTTGTATTTCGACGTGGTCATGCTGGACATCTGGAACAAGAATGACAAGCTGCAGATCACCACCCTGTCCAAACCCGAGCACTGCAACCGCACGGTGGAGAACTCGGACTTCGTGCGGTACCACTACAACGGCACGCTGCTCGATGGCACCCCCTTCGACTCCAG CTACAGCAAGGACAGCACCTACGACACCTACGTGGGCACCGGCTGGCTGATCAAGGGCATGGaccaggggctgctgggcatGTGTGCCGGGGAGAAGAGAAGCATCATCGTCCCCCCGTTCCTGGCCTACGGGGAGAAGGGCTATG ggacCGTGATCCCACCGCAAGCCTCGCTGGTGTTCAGCGTGCTGCTGGTGGACTTCCACAACCCCAAGGACGGCGTCTTCCTGGAGCACCTGGAGGTGCCGGAGTCCTGCAAGCGCAGGGCCGTGACCGGGGACTTTGTGCGCTACCACTACAACGGCACGCTGATGGACGGGACGCTCTTCGACTCCAG CTACTCCCGCAATCACACCTACAACACCTACATCGGGAAGGGCTACATCATCCCCGGCATGGACCAGGGCCTGCAAGGGGTCTGCATGGGGGAGAGGAGGCGGGTGGTCATCCCCCCACACCTGGCCTACGGCGAGAACGGAGCAG GGGACAAAATCCCCGGCTCAGCCGTGCTCATCTTCGACGTCCACGTCATCGACTTCCACAACCCGGCTGACCCGGTGGAGATTGAGACCGTGTACCGGCCCGAGGGCTGCAACGTCACCACCCGCAACAGGGACTTCGTCCGCTACCACTACAACTGCTCCCTGCTGGACGGCACCAAGCTCTTCTCCTCGTGCGTGCACCGGGACGTCGGCTGCGCGGCCACggggcagcagggtgggggGCGCAGGGTTTTGGGGCACGGGAGGGAAGGTGCAGGATTTCGGTGCGCGGCAGGACCCCCCCCGCTGGGTCCAAGGGGGTTTCTCAGCCGCTTGGTTCTTCTCTGTGCCCCCTGCAGCCACGACTACGGGAGCCCCCAGGAGGTGACTCTGGGGGCCAACAAGGTGATCGAGGGTCTCAACAGCGGCCTCCTCGACATGTGCGCCGGGGAGAGGCGGGTGCTCATCATCCCCCCGCACCTGGGCCACGGGGAGAGCGGAG CCCGGGGGGTGCCAGGCAGCGCCGTGCTCCGCTTCGAGGTGGAGCTGATCTCCATGGAGGAGGGGGTTCCCGAAGGCTACCTCTTCATCTGGCACGGGGACCCGCCGGAGAACCTCTACGAGCAGATGGACCTCAACAAGGACGGGCAGATCCCTGCCGATGAG TTCTCCACCTTCATCCTGACCCAAGTGGCAGAAGGGAAGGGGCGCCTCATGCCCAGCTCCGACCCCGAGAAAGTCATCGCTGACATGTTCAAGAACCAGGACCGCAACCAGGACGGGAAGATCACGGCTGAGGAGCTGAAGCTGAAGTCGGACGAGGACCAGGAGAAGATCCATGAGGAGCTGTGA